The window AGCATTAGGCGCTGCCACACATATGGTAACACTGGCTACTACCAGCGATTACTCCAAAGCCACCATGCGTAACGGCACATTGAATCTGGATACTGCTACCAATAGCACGAAGAAGTCTGCAGGTCTGCCAATAGATTATGCATACGCCTGGAGTTATGGCCCTGCTGAAACCTATACTTTATTGATCCCGGGTATTTATGGTGGTGGAAGTTCTGATCCCTACCCTCAGCCATCAAAGATGGTGGAGAAAATGACTGAATTGGGTGCACCTGAAAACCAGGTAATGGGCTTTCTGCGGTACTTCCCTATGTACTGGGGACCGCAAGAATTGGGTACATCAGGCCCTGTATATGTGGGTGCAGTGATTTGCTTCCTATTCATCTTTGCGATGGTATCGCTGAAAACACCAAACAAGTGGTGGATATTGGGTATTTCTGTTTTTGCCATCCTGCTGAGCTGGGGTAAAAACTTTATGGGCTTTAATGAATTCATTTTCCAATACCTGCCACTGTACAACAAGTTCAGAGCGCCAACCATGTCGCTGGTGATTCCACAATTGCTGTTTGCTTTTGCAGCGGTGATGGGTGTGGAACAATTGCTGCAAGAGAAATCAAAAGAAGCAGCTTTCAAACATTGGAAATTGGCAGGCTATATTACAGTTGGCATTGTGCTAGTTGCCCTCGCTTTCTATTTCAACTTTGATTATACACGCACGAATGATAAAGCCATTTTCCAGCAGATTACCGGAAACAATGAAGACCTCACAAAATCTTTGCTGAGTGCATTGAAGGCCGACAGACAATCCTTATTCACTGCTGATTTGATTCGCAGCATTGTGCTGATTGTATTGGCTGCAGGTTTATTGTGGGCCTATATCAAGGATAAGCTGAAAGCAAACGTTCTGGTATTCTCACTCTTGGCATTAACTACTTTCGATATTTTTCAGGTAGGCAAACGTTACTTAAATGAGAACAATTTCCAGGAAGAGCAGGAACTGAGTGATGCGTATTTCAAACCTAGTCCGATTGATGAAGCCATTAAAAAAGACACCGGCTATTATCGTGTACTGAACCTGACGATGGATGTATTCAATGATGCCATCACTTCTTACCACCACCGTTCAGTAGGTGGTTATCATCCTGCTAAGTTGAGTATCACAGAAGACCTGTTGAATTTCCAACTGCGCAATAAGCAGCCAATGAACAAGCATGTATTGGATATGCTGAATACCAAGTATGTGATTGTGCAGGACCAGCAGACAGGACAACCCAGCTACCAGCAAAATCCGGATGCCTTAGGGGCATGTTGGTTGGTAAAACATGTGCAAGCTGTTGATGGTCCAGTTAAAGTAATGAAGGGCCTTGATAGCTTCAATCCCAAAGACACTGCCATTGTTGATGCACGCACTGCAGGTACTATTACACAGCCAGTTTGGGATTCTACAGCAAGTATTCAACTTGTTTCGCATGATAATGATTTGATGGAATATGCTTCTACTGCAAATGCACCACAATTCGCAGTTTTCAGTGAAATCTTTTATGACAGAGGCTGGAAAGCTTATATTGATGATAAAGAAGCAACAATCATTCAAACGAATTATGTACTGCGTGGCTTAGCCATTCCTGCAGGCCAGCACCGCATTCGTTTTGAATTTAAACCGGCATCTTATTACAATAGCCAGAAAGCAGCCATGGGCGCATCGGCCATAACCTGGTTATTGTTATTGGGTGCACTCGCACAAATGCTTGTTCGCAAAAAAACAGCCGCCTAAATGCAGACAATCTCAGTACTTGGCATTATTTCTTATAAGGTTTGGCCGGCCCAAATGGGCGGACAAAAATGTGCTGCCGGGTTCTACGAGTATTTGTCGAATCAATGTGCTGTTACAGTGTTGGTATCTAGGGAAAATCAGCAAAAAGATATTCCACTGCAGCATGCAGAAAGCTTTTTATTTAACCATTGGTGGGGGCCGCTCAATATTATTTGGGTTCCTGCAATATTGATGCTGATCAAAAAAAGAAAGATCACGCATATCATTATTGAGCACTCTTATCTCGGGTGGTTGGGTTGGTTACTCAGTAAGCTGAGTGGCAGACCGCTGATTGTTCGTTCACACAATATTGAATCGCAGCGCTTGCGCGACAGAGCTGATGTATGGTGGGGTTTATATGCCTGGTA is drawn from Chitinophagales bacterium and contains these coding sequences:
- a CDS encoding YfhO family protein — protein: MKNFNWKAILPHAIAVAVFLLVAVIFCKPALEGKVLNQSDVMHWKGMVQDMENYKTKHGHYPLWNNNLFGGMPGYQITLDPANPITPLHLHLLFTAFLPKPLNMFFLLCIGFYFLSQVVGVRPWLGILGGLAYAYATYSPIIVSVGHDTKMLAMGYMPALIGALWLLFNKKYWWGTALTAIFTCMLVGMNHLQITYYTLLIAVAMGIGFAIQWIKAKDYQHFIKAAALAVVAGALGAATHMVTLATTSDYSKATMRNGTLNLDTATNSTKKSAGLPIDYAYAWSYGPAETYTLLIPGIYGGGSSDPYPQPSKMVEKMTELGAPENQVMGFLRYFPMYWGPQELGTSGPVYVGAVICFLFIFAMVSLKTPNKWWILGISVFAILLSWGKNFMGFNEFIFQYLPLYNKFRAPTMSLVIPQLLFAFAAVMGVEQLLQEKSKEAAFKHWKLAGYITVGIVLVALAFYFNFDYTRTNDKAIFQQITGNNEDLTKSLLSALKADRQSLFTADLIRSIVLIVLAAGLLWAYIKDKLKANVLVFSLLALTTFDIFQVGKRYLNENNFQEEQELSDAYFKPSPIDEAIKKDTGYYRVLNLTMDVFNDAITSYHHRSVGGYHPAKLSITEDLLNFQLRNKQPMNKHVLDMLNTKYVIVQDQQTGQPSYQQNPDALGACWLVKHVQAVDGPVKVMKGLDSFNPKDTAIVDARTAGTITQPVWDSTASIQLVSHDNDLMEYASTANAPQFAVFSEIFYDRGWKAYIDDKEATIIQTNYVLRGLAIPAGQHRIRFEFKPASYYNSQKAAMGASAITWLLLLGALAQMLVRKKTAA